From a single Octopus sinensis linkage group LG5, ASM634580v1, whole genome shotgun sequence genomic region:
- the LOC115212172 gene encoding uncharacterized protein LOC115212172, translating to MNLPEQNPAANIDMAFQAAISLKIPPFWTHDPTLWFHHIEAQFASHRISSDAARLSHVISSLSPEITNVIRDLIMAPPGSVSYEVFKTTLINRTSESQQKILHQLLISEELGDKTPSQLLRRMKQLLGDETLPEKIFKQLFLQRLPSNTQVVLASTRENTSLEELAELADKIAEVPHRYPTVSTVTPAAPSTNPFRAQTSSSEISDLRALMTQQAAQIQILTAQIQALKFSPQRRSTSRSRRDGRRSRSPSATRNSHDTCWYHRTFGTRAQKCTVPCSFSSPSSGNGTARN from the coding sequence ATGAATCTCCCGGAACAAAACCCAGCGGCCAACATCGACATGGCATTCCAAGCGGCGATCTCGTTAAAAATTCCACCATTCTGGACCCACGACCCGACATTGTGGTTTCACCATATAGAGGCACAGTTTGCCTCTCACAGAATATCGAGCGATGCGGCTCGACTTTCTCACGTTATCAGTTCTCTGTCACCAGAAATAACGAACGTGATACGCGACCTTATCATGGCACCACCCGGTTCTGTTTCATATGAAGTTTTTAAAACCACGTTAATAAACAGAACCTCAGAATCCCAACAAAAAATACTTCACCAGCTTCTGATATCGGAAGAATTGGGTGACAAAACGCCGTCCCAGCTTCTTCGGAGAATGAAACAGCTTCTCGGAGATGAGACGCTCCCAGAAAAAATCTTCAAGCAACTTTTTCTCCAGCGTCTGCCCTCCAATACCCAGGTTGTTCTCGCGTCCACCAGAGAAAACACATCCCTTGAAGAACTGGCGGAGCTAGCTGACAAAATAGCCGAAGTACCGCACAGATATCCAACGGTATCGACGGTGACGCCAGCCGCTCCCAGTACCAATCCTTTCCGTGCACAAACCAGTTCTTCAGAGATTTCGGATTTGCGTGCATTAATGACGCAGCAAGCTGCGCAAATACAAATTCTCACAGCCCAAATACAAGCCCTAAAGTTTAGTCCCCAGCGTCGAAGCACCAGCCGATCTCGACGAGATGGCAGACGGTCTCGAAGCCCCAGTGCTACCCGAAACTCACATGACACGTGTTGGTACCACCGAACATTCGGAACACGGGCACAAAAATGTACGGTACCGTGCTCGTTTTCCTCACCCAGTTCGGGAAACGGCACAGCCAGGAATTGA